In a single window of the Danio aesculapii chromosome 20, fDanAes4.1, whole genome shotgun sequence genome:
- the tdrd15 gene encoding tudor domain-containing protein 15 gives MTQIQVNISAGLILDLSKLHNFCCVFRTKEESKLPAPCVLWPVELKLTHIDCRPENKLVHFQGQYMTICELDYNILQVEIQNAVKSKVSVQVGNVCLVEDSGSGRWYRGRVKNIENDKFHIFLLDHGDMMIVGPNCLSSISDTLLMLPPKIVCGFFANILPIQSQWDSLTNSYFSSLKGSRIKGYIHARLPHQILILEVPDINSDMIKKRLGRHVDTSTFLLLVEMLIDEPIPQSNESVPDLLIEKQIGQEYCLKSSSLLGFEEILSLNGPKLKVGQEVKVVVAAAVNPGLFYCRLSSMGKDLQEMSDKLALACESVSGCLTNDLDENLGLLCAVKGKDEKWHRGFVECLPLNSQVRVVFVDSGYCESMKVENILQLPSEFLSTPIMAFPCSLSCLEKQDENIKNQQVDSLKNGLLGKVLEIEIDDVCKDQNVYLVTMNTAEKNSEKQAGVEPHESDNLGSNSNFPYDVLSNVSAGETKVAQSSDSNPSGAIPDDSFFEGYVVHVQSPTHFWIRTKEHNPNFENMTREMADYFSKLQLHEEVFEDLMPGALCCAMYENDMQYYRALVVDTLDKGAEVFFIDFGNTEKVPGILIKKLPKKFAIHPEFAMECALAHVAPHEDIWTTTASNYFREVTSDKTLIIHVVHRKNTNYVVDLFERDAENCSIATIMITAKMALDWRYNPALASVEVKRPCKNKGNALSKKKNKKDHRVMTFCKFTSSMSCPNQMECEWEPQNDFEKHTPNKTSKLEVPAKTLKPMHFKPGSEVSVICSHINSPSDFWCQNVSTKLDLDKLMEEMQLFYQTYTSGLLIPALCCAVKSPHDNQWHRACMVGEHGEELLIILVDVGLIIQEKLQNIQTLQPQFFELPAQAFRCRLNLIEPIGGSSWSSEACNLFRDFLFKCTSSKCRIHSQVYEKGKGLLNLVSIHTPLQQASTYLVEKGVAAEVQAPDKQTISSAHPWSFVYSSFNISCGSEELVHVTYVCSPWEIYFQLDRNTEILNRLTEKVADESQLFTSISDNCSSKLCLAKYFCDGSWYRALAHPVQSNQHVSVVFVDYGNKEIAEKTNVMAIPTTAGDLLLTPMQALRCSLLNLPEGEHLPEINKWLETDILNKSFRAKFVSRDNNGHFVCDLYDGNLHINEKVKELMAAHGVAQSDPAVNKLELDSPKEEAHVSLPNCKLNCKATRRGKAKQNGKQTPRSLNHSKRQLKESVEIEGQNAPCPLKVVPSHQSLPKLCDLPAVTMKPGSRGVGFVSHCNSAGSFFIQMEDDEPKILQMIEELNGTGFKNKKRNVETKIKVGDLVAAEYEEDLALYRAVITNVSNSDLLAVEFIDYGNTATVDRKNVHMLTNTFLSQPRLSIPCALAKPHSFENYDSFMEKAVGKPLSVEFIQSLEGSWEVSIEFDDDHLLGDSKYDADHSKDVDLASQDKLPKDSQAQSQSDTYIQYIKEVKSFQQKTESYQQQFSRQLGNNQTVRTFQQKITSNPQSICDFRTKPTEVRTVQQKTKSNTQQRKCELTFATKQIRKAAIYVQTSVKTKEFWRRKYKKQNFKPKVVVNSEPQCETSIPVTKISGGLQENVQQENENSVSLACVALHDVKDSEPGKIHEDLSVVTDHPSSPETYLRTNLDPPQTLFQAPVKMNFEYEGFAAAVTTPSEFYIILEDLLLIADTVSSILENLPEVLVPLPEVHFVPGTSCLVKLVENQKWCRAEIVQCDSTSVLINLVDYGLYSVLSRPDASQLRKLPEELSRLPKVTYHCLLRGVKPNAPDWSDDAIVSFQNSMCHKSLKIRFRQHVSETQWEVDIITGNQNLAKELVESDHAMYIDNMLGIRFQQEQGLNQEPKQQVISSTMNDLSMITEHTSEAKKQVISNESTLSAKKPSEESVGEQDTSDHLNSSEYDLGQVDRETLALPSGIKQCKCKT, from the coding sequence ATTTTAGATTTAagtaaattacacaatttttgttgtgtttttaggACAAAAGAGGAATCAAAGCTCCCTGCTCCTTGCGTATTGTGGCCTGTGGAGCTAAAGCTGACTCACATTGACTGCAGGCCTGAAAACAAACTGGTACACTTTCAGGGCCAGTACATGACAATCTGTGAACTGGACTACAACATTCTTCAAGTTGAAATTCAAAATGCTGTGAAATCAAAAGTTTCTGTTCAAGTTGGAAATGTTTGTCTGGTAGAAGACTCCGGGTCTGGTCGTTGGTACAGgggaagagtcaaaaacatagaGAACGATAAGTTCCACATATTTTTGCTAGACCATGGAGACATGATGATTGTTGGACCCAACTGTTTGTCCTCAATATCCGACACACTGCTAATGCTTCCACCTAAGATTGTCTGTGGTTTCTTTGCCAATATTCTGCCAATCCAGAGCCAATGGGACAGTCTGACAAATAGTTATTTCTCTTCATTAAAAGGCAGCCGGATCAAAGGATACATCCATGCTCGTCTACCACACCAAATCCTCATACTTGAGGTTCCGGACATCAATAGTGACATGATAAAAAAGAGACTTGGGAGACACGTGGACACCAGTACATTTCTGCTACTGGTTGAGATGCTTATTGATGAGCCAATTCCACAAAGCAATGAATCTGTCCCCGACCTCTTGATTGAAAAGCAAATAGGGCAAGAATATTGCCTTAAGTCCTCAAGCCTACTGGGCTTTGAAGAAATTCTATCACTTAACGGCCCAAAGTTAAAAGTTGGTCAGGAAGTAAAAGTTGTGGTAGCTGCAGCTGTGAATCCTGGATTATTCTACTGTCGACTCTCATCCATGGGTAAGGACCTGCAAGAAATGTCAGACAAATTAGCACTTGCATGTGAATCAGTCAGTGGTTGCCTAACCAACGACCTAGATGAAAACCTTGGTTTGCTCTGCGCAGTAAAAGGGAAAGATGAAAAATGGCACAGGGGTTTTGTGGAATGTCTCCCCCTTAACTCTCAGGTCAGAGTTGTGTTTGTTGACAGTGGCTATTGTGAATCTATGAAAGTTGAAAACATTCTTCAGCTACCATCGGAATTCCTCTCAACGCCAATCATGGCATTTCCATGTTCTCTTTCATGCTTGGAAAAACAAGATGAAAACATCAAAAATCAACAAGTAGATTCTCTTAAGAATGGGTTGCTAGGGAAAGTTTTGGAGATTGAAATCGATGACGTTTGCAAAGATCAGAACGTCTACTTGGTCACAATGAACACAGCTGAGAAGAACTCTGAGAAACAAGCTGGAGTTGAACCACATGAAAGTGACAATTTAGGGAGCAATTCCAACTTTCCCTATGATGTCCTTTCAAACGTGTCTGCTGGAGAGACAAAAGTGGCTCAAAGTTCAGATTCAAATCCTAGTGGAGCAATACCTGATGATTCTTTTTTTGAGGGATATGTGGTACATGTGCAGAGTCCAACACATTTCTGGATAAGAACCAAAGAACACAATCCTAATTTTGAAAACATGACAAGGGAAATGGCTGATTACTTCAGCAAATTACAGTTGCACGAAGAGGTTTTTGAAGACCTAATGCCTGGTGCACTTTGTTGTGCAATGTACGAGAATGACATGCAATACTACAGAGCACTTGTAGTAGATACTTTGGATAAAGGAGCAGAAGTGTTTTTCATTGACTTTGGGAACACTGAAAAGGTGCCaggcattttaattaaaaaactccCAAAGAAGTTTGCAATTCATCCAGAATTCGCAATGGAATGTGCTTTAGCGCATGTAGCTCCACATGAGGACATCTGGACAACCACAGCATCCAATTACTTCAGGGAAGTCACATCAGACAAAACCTTGATAATTCATGTCGTTCAtagaaaaaatacaaattatgttGTTGATCTGTTTGAGAGAGATGCTGAAAATTGCAGCATCGCAACCATCATGATAACAGCTAAAATGGCCCTTGACTGGAGATACAACCCAGCATTAGCATCTGTTGAAGTGAAGAGGCCTTGTAAAAACAAGGGAAATGCTCtgagcaagaaaaaaaataaaaaggaccATCGTGTGATGACTTTTTGCAAATTCACATCTTCTATGTCCTGTCCAAATCAAATGGAATGTGAATGGGAACCACAGAATGACTTTGAAAAACACACTCCCAATAAGACATCGAAACTGGAAGTTCCTGCTAAGACTTTAAAACCAATGCATTTCAAACCTGGATCTGAagtaagtgtcatttgctcacaTATAAATTCTCCATCTGATTTTTGGTGCCAAAATGTGAGTACAAAACTTGACCTGGACAAACTAATGGAAGAGATGCAGTTGTTTTACCAAACATATACATCTGGTCTTCTGATACCTGCATTATGTTGTGCTGTTAAGTCTCCACATGATAACCAATGGCACAGAGCATGCATGGTAGGAGAACACGGTGAGGAACTGCTCATCATCCTAGTTGATGTTGGCCTAATTATTCAGGAAAAGTTGCAAAACATCCAAACTCTACAGCCACAGTTTTTTGAACTTCCTGCACAAGCATTTAGATGCAGATTGAACTTGATTGAACCCATTGGAGGAAGTTCATGGAGTTCAGAAGCATGCAATTTGTTCAGGGATTTTCTGTTCAAGTGTACGTCCAGCAAATGCAGAATTCATTCCCAAGTTTATGAAAAAGGAAAAGGTCTACTTAACCTTGTCAGCATTCATACACCCCTTCAACAGGCCTCTACGTACCTTGTAGAGAAAGGTGTTGCAGCAGAAGTACAAGCTCCAGACAAGCAGACAATTTCATCGGCTCACCCTTGGTCATTCGTTTACTCCTCTTTCAATATAAGTTGTGGAAGTGAAGAACTGGTGCATGTCACTTATGTCTGTAGCCCTTGGGAAATCTATTTTCAGCTTGATAGGAATACAGAGATTCTTAATAGACTGACCGAGAAAGTTGCAGACGAAAGTCAACTCTTCACTTCAATTTCTGACAACTGCAGCAGTAAACTTTGCTTGGCCAAATATTTCTGTGACGGCAGTTGGTACAGAGCTCTGGCACACCCTGTTCAATCTAATCAGCATGTGAGTGTTGTCTTCGTTGATTATGGCAATAAGGAGATTGCAGAGAAAACAAATGTCATGGCAATTCCAACAACAGCAGGTGACTTATTGCTAACACCAATGCAGGCTCTGAGATGCAGTCTTTTGAATCTTCCAGAGGGGGAACATTTGCCAGAAATCAACAAGTGGCTCGAGACTGACATCCTCAACAAGTCCTTCAGGGCCAAGTTTGTGTCAAGAGACAACAATGGTCATTTTGTTTGTGATCTTTATGATGGCAATCTGCATATCAATGAAAAAGTCAAAGAGCTCATGGCTGCTCATGGTGTGGCACAAAGTGACCCAGCTGTCAACAAACTTGAGTTGGATTCCCCCAAAGAAGAAGCGCATGTCAGCTTACCGAACTGTAAACTTAACTGCAAAGCAACCAGACGTGGTAAAGCCAAACAGAATGGAAAGCAAACTCCAAGATCCTTAAACCATTCCAAAAGGCAACTCAAGGAATCTGTTGAAATTGAAGGTCAGAATGCTCCCTGTCCCCTTAAAGTAGTGCCATCTCATCAGAGCTTGCCAAAACTTTGTGATCTTCCTGCTGTCACAATGAAACCAGGTTCTAGAGGTGTGGGCTTTGTCTCTCATTGCAATTCTGCTGGAAGCTTCTTTATTCAGATGGAAGATGATGAACCGAAAATACTACAGATGATTGAGGAACTAAATGGTACAGGCttcaagaataaaaaaagaaatgtggaaaCCAAAATAAAAGTAGGGGACCTTGTTGCAGCTGAGTATGAAGAAGACTTGGCTTTGTACAGAGCTGTCATCACCAATGTGTCAAACTCTGACCTCTTAGCTGTTGAGTTTATTGATTATGGTAATACTGCAACTGTCGACAGGAAGAATGTTCACATGCTAACCAATACGTTTTTGTCTCAACCCAGATTAAGCATTCCCTGCGCACTTGCAAAACCTCACTCATTTGAAAATTATGACTCTTTTATGGAGAAAGCAGTTGGTAAACCTTTATCAGTTGAATTCATTCAAAGTCTGGAAGGTTCATGGGAAGTGAGCATTGAGTTTGACGATGACCACTTGCTTGGAGACTCAAAGTATGATGCCGATCATAGTAAAGATGTAGATTTGGCAAGTCAAGATAAATTACCAAAAGATTCCCAGGCGCAAAGCCAATCTGATACCTACATCCAATATATTAAAGAAGTTAAAAGCTTCCAGCAAAAGACCGAATCATACCAACAGCAGTTCAGTCGTCAACTTGGAAACAATCAGACTGTTAGAACCTTCCAGCAAAAGATAACGTCAAACCCACAAAGCATTTGTGATTTCAGAACGAAACCAACAGAAGTTAGAACCGTCCAGCAAAAGACCAAGTCAAACACACAACAACGTAAATGTGAACTGACTTTTGCAACTAAGCAAATTAGGAAAGCAGCCATATATGTACAAACAAGTGTCAAAACAAAGGAATTTTGGAGAAGAAAGTACAAGAAACAAAATTTCAAGCCAAAGGTTGTGGTTAACTCGGAACCACAATGTGAGACCAGTATTCCGGTGACTAAAATTTCAGGAGGACTACAAGAAAATGtccaacaagaaaatgaaaactctgtGTCACTTGCTTGCGTTGCTCTGCATGATGTGAAAGACAGTGAGCCGGGGAAAATTCATGAAGATTTGTCTGTCGTCACTGATCATCCTTCCTCCCCAGAGACTTATTTGAGGACCAATTTGGATCCACCACAGACCCTCTTCCAGGCTCCCGTCAAAATGAACTTCGAATATGAAGGATTTGCAGCAGCGGTCACAACCCCATCTGAATTTTACATCATTCTAGAGGATCTGCTTTTGATAGCAGATACAGTCTCATCCATTCTTGAGAACCTTCCCGAAGTGTTGGTACCATTACCTGAAGTTCATTTTGTTCCTGGTACGAGCTGTTTGGTGAAATTGGTGGAGAATCAAAAATGGTGCAGGGCAGAGATTGTGCAATGCGATTCAACTTCGGTGCTCATAAACTTGGTTGACTATGGACTGTATTCTGTTCTTTCTCGGCCAGATGCCTCCCAGCTAAGAAAACTTCCTGAGGAGCTCAGTAGATTACCTAAAGTCACCTATCATTGTTTACTGAGGGGAGTTAAACCCAATGCTCCAGACTGGTCTGACGATGCCATCGTGTCTTTCCAGAACTCCATGTGTCACAAGAGCCTTAAGATACGCTTCAGACAACATGTTTCTGAGACACAATGGGAGGTTGACATCATCACAGGGAATCAAAATCTCGCAAAGGAGTTAGTAGAGTCTGATCATGCAATGTATATTGACAATATGCTTGGAATCAGGTTTCAGCAAGAGCAAGGACTTAATCAAGAGCCTAAACAACAAGTCATCTCCAGCACTATGAATGATTTATCAATGATAACTGAGCACACAAGCGAAGCCAAGAAGCAGGTCATCTCAAATGAGTCCACGTTGAGTGCAAAAAAGCCATCTGAAGAATCTGTTGGAGAACAAGACACTTCAGACCATTTGAACAGCAGTGAGTATGATCTTGGACAAGTGGACAGGGAAACTCTTGCTCTACCATCAGGTATCAAACAATGTAAGTGTAAAACTTGA